The DNA segment GCGACTTCAATGCGTTTGGGTTGCCCTGCCACTGCTTAGTTATCATTTTTATTTTTGTTTGTTATAATCAGACCAATTCAGCCACGCTGACAACCCTTTTAAATTATTGCTAATGAGTATTGATATGCATTTCGATGACAATATCCGCCTGGTTTTCTCCACCGAAAGCGGCCGTATTAAAGAAGAAAAACAAGTTGAAACGGCACCTAAAGGTGATGGCATAGTGCGTATTCGCCGCGAAACCAAAGGTCGTAAAGGTAAAGGCGCGACAACAATTAGCGGTCTCGAATTACCCGAAAAAGAATTAAAAGCACTCGCCAAAGAATTGAAAAAGAAAAGCGGTGTTGGCGGCAGTGTGAAAGATTTCATCATCGAAATCCAAGGTGATCAGCGAGATATAGCCAAAGCATTTTTAGAGAACAAAGGCTATACCGTAAAACTCGCGGGCGGTTAATCGCAGTGTTCTGATTGAAAAAAATTATGTGCTATACGTCATAGCACATTGATAATGTCATTATGCTAGTTTCCCAGTGGCTGGGGATATCAATTTGGCATTGCGTTATATCTATATTCGCCCATCAAAATAATACCTTCGCCCCTGCGTTGTACCGGGCTACTCTGGCTCCAACTGGCTATTACTACAACCAACTAAAAAACTAAGCATAACGATGACCACCATAAATTTTTTCATCATTTATTCCTCATGTGATAACTGATATAAATCAGCGATAAATTAATTGTAGTTCCCCTCTTACGAATAGTCACATCAGCACTAAACTGGCCATCACTTTAAACACTTGTTATTTATCTCAAATCAAGGCAACATGACTAGGTCAACAGTGATCATACTATCCTGTTCGATATAATTCTCAGGGCGGGGTGTAATTCCCCACCGGCGGTAATAATAAGGTATAAGATTCATTAAGATGCAATCGTAATCCTATTTCAGCCCGCGAGCGCCTAAGCTATCTATTATTAATACAGTTATTTGATTGATAAAATAACCTGATTTAATAAAGTCATCGCTTAGGGTCAGCAGATCTGGTGAATGCTATGCCTCATAGCCTAGTCCAGAGCCGACGGTAATGAACATATTCATCGAGTATGTCGAAGTCCGGATGAGAGAGAATGTAAGATGCGTTAACGTCTACCTTGGTCGATGGTTAATCACGCACCTCAAATTCTGCACGCCCTGATTCTGGAACCCAATATTTTATATAGTTGTATATTAAGGATTTAAACCATGAATCAGTCTTTACTTTCCCCTTTTGGCGATGCGATCACGCGAGTTGAAACCGCACTAACAGCATTACGTTTAGGCAAAGGGGTTTTAGTTGTTGATGATGAAGACCGCGAAAATGAAGGCGATATGGTGTATGCCGCAGAGTCATTAACCAATGCACAAATGGCATTACTGATCCGCGAAGGCAGTGGTATCGTGTGTGTTTGTTTACCTGACGAGCGGGTTAAACAGTTAGCACTGGCACCTATGGTCGAGAACAACTCAAGCCAATACGGCACTGCGTTTACTGTCAGTATTGAAGCCGCTGTGGGGGTTACAACGGGCGTATCAGCCGCAGACCGTGTGACTACCATTAAAGCCGCTATTGCAGATGGCGCTGTACCTAGCGATCTGGCCCGTCCAGGGCATGTTTACCCGCTACGCGCACAACCGGGTGGTGTATTAACCCGTCGCGGCCATACCGAAGGCACTATCGATTTAATGAAACTAGCCGGGCTAAAACCCGCTGGGGTATTGTGTGAAGTAACCAATCCAGACGGTACCATGGCGCGTTTACCTGAGATCATCACTTTTGGTGAAAAGCACGATTTACCGGTATTAGCCATTGAAGATATTGTGACTTATCGTAATGCACTGTTAGAACAAGTAAGTTAATAGTTAAATCAAGTAGATTAACCAATAAGGGCACACAAGAATACTTGCTGTGCCCTCTTCATTTAATAACCATATTGGTATTACATCACCCTGTTATCAGTTAAACGTATGCGAACCTGGTTCACCGGCCGATAAACTAATCTCTATTAGCTGGTCAACAGGATCTGGTATCGTTAAACCATCAAACTGTACCGGATCATCCGCAACCGCACTACAGCTAAACGCTAAAGTATAATCACCCGCTGGAAGGAAACCAAATGCGAAATCATTAACGTCATCGAGACCAGTTGACGCATATGGCGCGATGAAACCAGCTGCAGGCGAATTCATATGGTTAAAATCAGCGTCTAACAGATCAACGTTATCAACCAGATCATCAGCATCTAACTCTTTACCTTGATATAAATAGACAAAATGGCCTGTTGCAACACAACTATCTGCGGCAAATAAACTCTCATCCACACTGCCACTCAGCGAAGCTGCACCATCATTATCAATAATCGTCACTCCATGTGGTTTAAGGTTATAACCACTATTGTTATTATTATTACCACGTAATACTAGAGATTGGCGTAAATCGAATTCAATAGTAAATGCCTGCACAGCTTCATCAGTAACGGTAAAACCACCTAATTTTAATTTATTACTGGGTTGTTTTAAATCTTCTTGTACGCCAAGAGCATCTGTTTTGATCACATAGTTTAGATCTTGATCAGGTTTAATATGGATGATGAGGTTTTTATATTCACCAGTACGTAATGCTATATCACTAATGATCAATGCCGATTGAGTGTCGGGATACTCTAATAAGTTAATTTGTTCATAACCTGCTATATCATGAAAAGTACGTTCGCCGTCAGCATGAATAAACTCAAGCCGATCAAAAGCAATAACCACAGCTGATAACCCTTCAACTGGTGCATCAGAAACCGAAAAATCAACCCTAGGATGCGGATTAGAATCGCTATCACTACAGGCTGTGAGGAATAAAGGAAGAGAGGCTGTTAACAGAACTTTAGCTAATTTCACACACATCACCGTCTATAAATCAATTGTAAATTAACTATAGACCTTAGTGTGACGAATATCTCATAGTAACAGTCATCGCCGTTGCATAGCCCGTTACCTAATCCTCTACATGGTCCGTCTAATTAACGTCACACTCGACATATTCAATAAACGCCAGCAACTAAGCAAACCAATCAGGCCGACAAAGATCGCGCCTGCACCTATCCCTAACAGCCAATACTCAAAGTGGAAAGTACCCGGCATCTCAAAGATACGGCTTTGTAAAATATACACGCCCAGCTCCATGGCAATACTTGCCATTAACCCAGCCAGTGCGCCCAAAGCCACAAATTCAAACAACACACTATTACGCAGTAAGCGGCCACTCGCGCCAAGCGTACGTAAAATAGCGAGTTCACGCTCACGTTCTTCCATACTAGCTTGTACCTGTGCCACCAACACTAAGCTGCCCGCGAGTACCACCAGCACCAAAATAAACTCAATCGCAATCGACACCTGCCCTATCACGCTTCTTAATTGGGTAATAATGGCATCCACATCAATCAAGGTAATGGTTGGATATTGCGTTAAGAAATCCTGTAATGCATCTTTCGCATCGTCCGGCACATATAACGAGGAAATATAGGTCGCAGGGAAGTCCGCCAGCACATGTTGGTTGAAGATCATGTAAAAGTTAGGCTGCAGCGTTTGCCAGTTCACGTTACGAATACTGCTCACCAGCACGACTACTTCTTCACTGCCCAACTGGAAGGTTAAGTTATCCCCGACCGCGACATCTAACTTATCTGCTAATGTCGATTCGATAGACACTAACGCGCGGGTGTCTTCTGGTTGCCACCAGCTGCCTGCAACTAAACTGTTTTCATAAGGTAATGCATCTCGCCACGTCAGGTTTAACTCACGCCCCACCCCACGACGACCATTATCAGCAGACTTGGTTTCTTCCTTGCTTACACGTTTGGTCACTTGGTCATCATTAATTTTGGTTAACCGACCGCGAACCACAGGAAAAAGACCACTGGATTCTATGCCTAACGCAGCCACAAAATTGTCCACTGGCTCGACTTGGCTAGCGCTAATATTGACTAAAAATCGGTTGGCACTGTTATCGGGCAATTGCTTCTGCCAATCATCAATCAGGCCATTCTTCATGACCACGATAATTAATAACAACTGAATAGCGATGGTAAAACTGATTAATTGCACCGCATTTTCATTAGCACGACGTTTTAAATTAGCTAATGCTAAATGCCATGACTTACCCGCCTTACTACCTGCAGAACGTCCTGCTGACATAAACAAGCGACCAATCACTAACAACACGAATGCTACCAGCATACCGCCAATTAATAACGCTGCACTGAGTACTGCATCTTGACTAAATAAATACAATAAAGTAAAAATAGCCAATAACGACGGTACAGGATTCATTAACCGCGTGAATAAACTGGTATTGGCACCATTATCACTGCCACGTAACAGGGTCATAGGCGAAGTGTTTACCAACTCTCTTAATGGCGTGATCGCAAACGCAACGGCGCAAATGATGCCGGTAACAATCGCGACTAAGAAAGGATAGGCCATATTTCCGGTGGTCGAGGTATCCAGATAATCGCGCATAGCATACAAGCCCATATTCAATATCAAATAACCCACAACCAGCCCTAAACTGATACTCAGTACACTGAGCAGCGACCAATGCAGACAATACAGCTTAGTCACATAACCCTTGGATGCGCCCATCGCTTTAAATACCGCGACCACGGATTGATGGCGCTGACTATAACGACGACTTGCCACCGCGACAGCAACAGATGCTAAAACAATACCGAGCATACTGGTTAATGATAAGTATTTATCCGCTTTGGTTAACGCTCTCGCTAAGGGTGAGTTTTGTGATTTGATATCATACCAACGTTGGTTATCAGTCAACTGTGGTTTAAACCATTGCTCAAATGCAGTGATATTGTCGGCTTCTCCGGCGAACAGGTATTTATAACTTAATCGGCTACCGGGTTGGATTAATTCTGTCTTCTGTATGTCTTGAGCATTAATAAACACCACAAGACCCGAACTAAACACACTAAAAGAGGCATCCGGTATTTGGGTAATAATCCCGGTGACTTTAAAACGCTTCACCCCAACCTCAATGCTATCGCCAAGCTTAATATCTAACTGCCTTAATCCCTTCGCCTCTAACCAAGCCTCGCCGGATTTGGGCGAGTTAGATGCTACCGCTTGCGTGGCATCTAACGACGGACTCACCAATAATTCACCGCGTAGTGGGTAATTGGCCGAAACGGCAGACAAGGCCGCGAGCGCCATCTTTTCGTCGGTAAACACCATGGATGACATTTGGATCTGCTGGGCTTGGATTAATTCTAAACTGGTCGCTTTGGCTAATACCGCAGGATCAATGACACTGCCGGTATCCAATACTCGGTCGGCCGCAATAAAAATACTACTCTCAGCCGTTAATGCTTGCTTAACCCGGCTAGAAAAACCAGACAAGGCAAATACCGCAGACACTGCCAGTACGATTGCCAGCAAGATAATAGTCAGTTCACCGCGCTTTAATTCGTGTTTTAATAAACGCAGGGAATGAATGCGCCAATAACTCATAATGACTCACTCAGCGGCTGTTTTGTGGCTGAAGGTTCGGTAACTACAGGGTTTTTAATTGAAGGCTCTGCCGCCACTGATTGTGTAAAGACAGCTTCTGTAACGACCGTCTCGGCAATTACTGGCGTAACATTGGCTTCACTTAGCTGGCCACTTTCCATGATCACTTGACGCTGACAACGCGCCGCTAATTTCGGATCATGGGTCACTAATATCAAGGTGGTACCCTGCTGCTTATTAATTTCAAACAACAAATCTGCAATGTGAGTTCCAGTTTTAGTGTCTAAGTTACCCGTTGGCTCATCGGCAAATAAAATATCTGGTTTAGAAATAAACGCACGCGCAATCGCCACACGCTGTTGCTCACCACCAGAAAGCTGTGACGGGAAATGCTCGGCTCTATCGACTAAGTCGACTTTGGCTAATAATTCTCGCGCTAATTGTTCAGCGTTATCCATACCTGCTAACTCTGCCGGTAACATGATATTTTCCAACGCGGTTAAACTATTGATTAATAAGAACTGCTGAAAAATAAACCCAACATGTTTCGCGCGAACCGCACTGCGTTGCTCTTCATTAAATTGGTGCAAGGGCTGATTTTTTAGAAAAACTTCACCGCTCGACGGTAAATCTAGCCCCGCTATAATAGACAATAGGGTAGACTTACCTGAGCCAGACGCGCCAACAATCGCTAATGAATCACCTGCTACCACAGTTAAATCCATCGGATATAAGATATCGAGGGTTTTAGCCTCTGTTTTAACTGATTTAGTTAAGGCACTTACTTTTAATATAACGTCGGAATTTAGCTTCATGTTTAAAAATGCCTTTAAAGTATTATTATTGATGGTTATCTTGTTATCTGCAGCACATGCCACAGCTAACCATAAAATTTTGTTATTGGGTGACAGCCTTAGTGCCAGTTATGGTATGACACAAAATGAAGGCTGGGTAACCCTGCTTAATCAACAGTTAGCCAAGCAAAATGCCCCGTATAACATTATCAATGCCAGTATCAGTGGTGAGACTACCGCAGGCGGCCTGTCTCGCTTACCGGGAATTTTGGCTAAGCAATCAATTGATGCACTGATCATCGAACTCGGTGGTAATGACGGTTTACGTGGTTTTCCGCCTAAGTTAATCAAAAGTAACCTGACGCAAATGGTTGATCTCGCACACGCGCAGAATATTCCCGTGTATGTGATGAGTATTCGTATTCCACCTAATTATGGCCCACGCTACAGTAAAATGTTTACCGATGTATTTACCCAAGTTGGCAGTGAAAAAGACATTACCGTGTTGCCGTTTTTCATGGAAACGATCGCCGTAGATCCAAGCCTGATGCAAAATGACGGTATTCACCCCAACCGCACCGCCCAAGCTAAAATTGCCGATATCATGTCAAAGCAGCTAGCGGCTATTTATCAAGAACGAAACTAACCCCAACAATCTGTCACGAACAAGTCGGTTCCAAAACCTGCATGAACTGATGCTAAGACATACTGGTTTATCGCTATTACTCATCACTGAGTAACACATCAAGATAAACCAGTTTATATTGATGTGTCAGGGTAAGTTGCACAAATGCAGGTAAAGTACTGTCAGGATTAAAATAATCCCATTTGCTGATCGGTTATCAAATCAAAGCTCAAGCCAATAAATGGCAAGATACCATCGGCAATGGGTTTAATTTGTTTTTCAATATAATGTTCAAAATCCAAGACTGAATGTTGATGCTCGACCGCTTCAGGGCCATTCAGGGTGAGCACATAACTGATCCATGCTTTATGTTGATAACGTAACGGTTGCCCTAATTGACGATTTTTTTCATCGGCGGCGCGCGCTGCTTTTACGTGGGGCGGCACGTTTTTCACATATAGCGCTAATTCTTGGCGCAAACGTTTACGGTAAACCAGCTTGTCGTTAAATTCACCCGCTAAGGTTTTCTCGACAATTTCCAGCACGTAATCTTCGACCGCAATATTATGGAATACCCGATGGTATAACTCCATCTGGAACATCTTAGCTAAATCTGTCCAATCGGTGCGTACGGTTTCCAGCCCTTTAAAGATCAGCTTTTCCCCGTCTTTAGTATGCACTAATCCGGCATAACGTTTTTTACTGCCTTTATCCAAACCACGGATGGTGGGCATTAAGAACTTGTGATAATGCACTTCGT comes from the Moritella yayanosii genome and includes:
- the yciH gene encoding stress response translation initiation inhibitor YciH, which encodes MHFDDNIRLVFSTESGRIKEEKQVETAPKGDGIVRIRRETKGRKGKGATTISGLELPEKELKALAKELKKKSGVGGSVKDFIIEIQGDQRDIAKAFLENKGYTVKLAGG
- a CDS encoding ABC transporter permease, translated to MSYWRIHSLRLLKHELKRGELTIILLAIVLAVSAVFALSGFSSRVKQALTAESSIFIAADRVLDTGSVIDPAVLAKATSLELIQAQQIQMSSMVFTDEKMALAALSAVSANYPLRGELLVSPSLDATQAVASNSPKSGEAWLEAKGLRQLDIKLGDSIEVGVKRFKVTGIITQIPDASFSVFSSGLVVFINAQDIQKTELIQPGSRLSYKYLFAGEADNITAFEQWFKPQLTDNQRWYDIKSQNSPLARALTKADKYLSLTSMLGIVLASVAVAVASRRYSQRHQSVVAVFKAMGASKGYVTKLYCLHWSLLSVLSISLGLVVGYLILNMGLYAMRDYLDTSTTGNMAYPFLVAIVTGIICAVAFAITPLRELVNTSPMTLLRGSDNGANTSLFTRLMNPVPSLLAIFTLLYLFSQDAVLSAALLIGGMLVAFVLLVIGRLFMSAGRSAGSKAGKSWHLALANLKRRANENAVQLISFTIAIQLLLIIVVMKNGLIDDWQKQLPDNSANRFLVNISASQVEPVDNFVAALGIESSGLFPVVRGRLTKINDDQVTKRVSKEETKSADNGRRGVGRELNLTWRDALPYENSLVAGSWWQPEDTRALVSIESTLADKLDVAVGDNLTFQLGSEEVVVLVSSIRNVNWQTLQPNFYMIFNQHVLADFPATYISSLYVPDDAKDALQDFLTQYPTITLIDVDAIITQLRSVIGQVSIAIEFILVLVVLAGSLVLVAQVQASMEERERELAILRTLGASGRLLRNSVLFEFVALGALAGLMASIAMELGVYILQSRIFEMPGTFHFEYWLLGIGAGAIFVGLIGLLSCWRLLNMSSVTLIRRTM
- a CDS encoding ABC transporter ATP-binding protein produces the protein MKLNSDVILKVSALTKSVKTEAKTLDILYPMDLTVVAGDSLAIVGASGSGKSTLLSIIAGLDLPSSGEVFLKNQPLHQFNEEQRSAVRAKHVGFIFQQFLLINSLTALENIMLPAELAGMDNAEQLARELLAKVDLVDRAEHFPSQLSGGEQQRVAIARAFISKPDILFADEPTGNLDTKTGTHIADLLFEINKQQGTTLILVTHDPKLAARCQRQVIMESGQLSEANVTPVIAETVVTEAVFTQSVAAEPSIKNPVVTEPSATKQPLSESL
- a CDS encoding DUF4382 domain-containing protein, with translation MCVKLAKVLLTASLPLFLTACSDSDSNPHPRVDFSVSDAPVEGLSAVVIAFDRLEFIHADGERTFHDIAGYEQINLLEYPDTQSALIISDIALRTGEYKNLIIHIKPDQDLNYVIKTDALGVQEDLKQPSNKLKLGGFTVTDEAVQAFTIEFDLRQSLVLRGNNNNNSGYNLKPHGVTIIDNDGAASLSGSVDESLFAADSCVATGHFVYLYQGKELDADDLVDNVDLLDADFNHMNSPAAGFIAPYASTGLDDVNDFAFGFLPAGDYTLAFSCSAVADDPVQFDGLTIPDPVDQLIEISLSAGEPGSHTFN
- the ribB gene encoding 3,4-dihydroxy-2-butanone-4-phosphate synthase, which codes for MNQSLLSPFGDAITRVETALTALRLGKGVLVVDDEDRENEGDMVYAAESLTNAQMALLIREGSGIVCVCLPDERVKQLALAPMVENNSSQYGTAFTVSIEAAVGVTTGVSAADRVTTIKAAIADGAVPSDLARPGHVYPLRAQPGGVLTRRGHTEGTIDLMKLAGLKPAGVLCEVTNPDGTMARLPEIITFGEKHDLPVLAIEDIVTYRNALLEQVS
- a CDS encoding arylesterase, translated to MFKNAFKVLLLMVILLSAAHATANHKILLLGDSLSASYGMTQNEGWVTLLNQQLAKQNAPYNIINASISGETTAGGLSRLPGILAKQSIDALIIELGGNDGLRGFPPKLIKSNLTQMVDLAHAQNIPVYVMSIRIPPNYGPRYSKMFTDVFTQVGSEKDITVLPFFMETIAVDPSLMQNDGIHPNRTAQAKIADIMSKQLAAIYQERN